Proteins from one Cryptomeria japonica chromosome 4, Sugi_1.0, whole genome shotgun sequence genomic window:
- the LOC131076681 gene encoding inorganic pyrophosphatase 1-like, which produces MDTVVVFDFDLIIIYCDSDPWVMEKLGATELFESLLPTLPWNTFMDKMMGELHEQGKTISDIEASLRTIPLYPETIIAIKFAFSLGCDLRIVSDANLFFIKTILETHDLLQYFTEIKTNPAFVEESGRLRICPFHPFTVAPHGCNLCPPNLCKGAIIDEMRKSIEDGLNKRFIYLGDGTGDFCPTLKLTEGDDVLPRKE; this is translated from the exons ATGGACACAGTAGTAGTTTTTGATTTTGATCTCATCATAATATATTGTGACAGTGATCCTTGGGTTATGGAAAAGCTTGGGGCCACTGAACTCTTTGAGTCCTTGCTTCCCACCCTTCCATGGAATACTTTCATG GATAAAATGATGGGTGAGCTGCACGAACAGGGGAAGACCATCAGTGACATTGAAGCAAGTTTGAGGACCATTCCTCTGTATCCAGAGACCATCATTGCCATTAAATTTGCCTTCTCTTTGGG GTGTGATCTTCGGATTGTGAGTGATGCTAATCTCTTTTTTATAAAGACCATCCTTGAAACCCATGACCTGCTTCAGTACTTTACAGAGATTAAGACAAACCCTGCATTTGTTGAGGAGAGTGGGAGATTAAGGATTTGCCCATTCCACCCTTTTACAGTAGCTCCTCATGGCTGCAACCTCTGCCCTCCCAATCTGTGCAAG GGAGCAATCATAGATGAGATGCGAAAGTCCATAGAAGATGGGCTCAACAAGCGTTTTATTTACCTGGGAGATGGCACTGGGGATTTCTGCcccaccttgaaattaactgaaggAGATGATGTTTTGCCTAGAAAAGA GTAA